From the Manihot esculenta cultivar AM560-2 chromosome 3, M.esculenta_v8, whole genome shotgun sequence genome, one window contains:
- the LOC110611803 gene encoding 3-ketoacyl-CoA synthase 11 has translation MSDSNLKSPPFVPSSSSRKLPDFKQSVKLKYVKLGYHYLITHGMYLCLSPLLAIVAAQLSTLSGQNLVDVWDQLKFNFISVILCSTLLVFLSTVYFLTRPRPVYLVDFSCYKPDDLRKCTRQIFMERSQLTGTFTEQSLEFQRKILERSGLGESTYLPEAVLNVPPNPCLAEARKEAEIVMFGAVDQLFEKTSLRPKDIGILIVNCSLFNPTPSLSAMIINHYRLRGNVISYNLGGMGCSAGLISIDLAKDLLQVHPNSYALVISMENITLNWYFGNDRSMLLSNCLFRMGGAAILLSNKRSEGWRSKYRLVHTVRTHKGSDDKCFSCVTQREDSTGRIGVSLSKDLMGVAGDALKTNITTLGPLVLPMSEQLLFFATLVGKKLFNMKIKPYIPDFKLAFEHFCIHAGGRAVLDELEKNLQLSDWHMEPSRMTLYRFGNTSSSSLWYELAYTEAKGRMKRGDRMWQIAFGSGFKCNSAVWKALRTINPDKEKNPWMDEIDQFPVDVPKVSSI, from the coding sequence AGATTTTAAACAATCTGTGAAGCTTAAATATGTAAAGCTTGGTTACCATTACCTTATCACCCATGGAATGTATCTGTGTTTATCGCCTCTTCTTGCCATTGTCGCTGCACAGCTATCTACATTATCCGGCCAAAATCTCGTTGATGTATGGGATCAGCTCAAATTCAATTTCATATCTGTGATTCTATGTTCAACTCTCCTTGTGTTTCTGTCGACCGTTTATTTCCTCACTCGCCCTCGCCCTGTTTACCTTGTTGATTTTTCATGTTATAAGCCTGATGATTTGAGAAAATGTACTAGGCAGATTTTTATGGAAAGGTCTCAGTTAACAGGTACTTTTACAGAACAGAGTCTTGAGTTTCAAAGGAAGATTCTTGAAAGGTCTGGGCTTGGTGAGTCAACTTATCTCCCTGAGGCTGTTCTCAACGTTCCTCCAAATCCATGTCTGGCAGAGGCAAGAAAGGAGGCTGAGATTGTGATGTTTGGTGCAGTAGATCAACTGTTTGAGAAAACGTCTCTGAGACCAAAAGATATTGGGATCTTGATTGTGAATTGTAGCTTGTTTAATCCAACTCCCTCTTTATCTGCTATGATCATTAATCATTATAGGCTCCGAGGGAATGTAATTAGTTATAATCTGGGTGGAATGGGTTGCAGTGCTGGTTTGATATCAATTGATCTTGCTAAAGATCTTCTTCAAGTGCATCCTAATTCTTATGCATTAGTCATTAGCATGGAGAACATCACTTTGAATTGGTATTTTGGGAATGATAGGTCAATGCTCCTTTCAAATTGCTTGTTTAGAATGGGAGGGGCTGCAATTCTGCTTTCAAATAAAAGATCTGAGGGGTGGCGTTCTAAGTACAGATTGGTCCACACTGTTAGGACTCACAAGGGTTCTGATGACAAATGCTTCTCTTGTGTTACTCAAAGAGAGGATTCTACTGGGCGCATTGGAGTTTCTTTGTCCAAGGATTTGATGGGAGTAGCTGGGGATGCTTTAAAGACTAATATCACTACGTTGGGCCCTCTTGTTTTGCCAATGTCTGAACAGCTTCTCTTCTTTGCCACATTAGTGGGGAAGAAACTTTTCAACATGAAAATTAAGCCTTACATCCCAGATTTCAAATTGGCGTTTGAGCATTTCTGTATCCATGCTGGTGGAAGAGCTGTGCTGGATGAATTGGAGAAAAACTTGCAGCTTTCTGATTGGCATATGGAACCTTCAAGAATGACACTATATCGATTTGGTAACACTTCAAGCAGCTCTCTTTGGTATGAATTGGCTTATACAGAAGCCAAAGGAAGGATGAAAAGAGGGGACAGAATGTGGCAGATAGCTTTTGGGTCTGGATTCAAATGTAACAGTGCAGTTTGGAAAGCTCTGCGGACCATAAACCCAGATAAGGAGAAGAATCCATGGATGGATGAGATAGACCAGTTCCCAGTTGATGTTCCCAAGGTTTCAAGCATATAG